A DNA window from Argopecten irradians isolate NY chromosome 10, Ai_NY, whole genome shotgun sequence contains the following coding sequences:
- the LOC138333230 gene encoding fibrinogen- and Ig-binding protein-like, whose product MNGIIFFAFLVIAGTSGQYIPQGVLPGNPSSSSSSSSPPSSSCNYQFTVPNAAGACSVTSSNLDQKVDQVKQDLDKTRLQYVAQNSVVQSTLAKVQSDTATYTSRVNDLANQFQRLRQAVSTAPSGSGASAAGNNVYLNQLVHDTKDLLTKAVQDINNKIFNLTYQFQRGSVEQSKVDTAIEKQINQQAVEIAKTEQRIINLENQIKSLQANAVQRPSGPAVTSPPVSVGGPTSAQFSQLKQQYQQLEKDVQQQNQLQTTQFQSLNSKANQLLTQVTNQTNEINTIKLATKGALSRVVTAETKVNTVKTDLDALKKKIEPQMIVVAQEVAALQVDVSKVQTELQQLGTQLMTNNVNFVTDHAKIQAMTTQAKLLADQLNKLTNETASQAADLIKLTQDVKTLTSAPALSGSKPLSSTALQQAVQQFEARVQTSMNQTQADIAQLQQVTKVLVQQFTTLQLGSG is encoded by the exons ATGAACGGGATTATATTTTTTGCCTTCCTTGTGATCGCTGGGACATCTGGCCAATATATTCCACAAGGAGTACTGCCAGGCAACCCTTCatcctcctcctcatcatcatcgCCGCCATCATCGTCATGCAATTACCAGTTTACCGTTCCGAACGCTGCGGGTGCGTGTTCGGTCACATCCAGTAACTTGGACCAAAAGGTGGACCAAGTAAAACAGGATTTGGACAAGACGCGATTACAATACGTGGCCCAAAATAGTGTTGTCCAGAGCACTCTAGCCAAGGTCCAGTCTGATACGGCTACCTATACTTCTCGCGTCAATGATCTTGCTAACCAGTTCCAGCGACTTCGACAAGCGGTCAGCACGGCACCATCGGGTAGCGGCGCATCGGCCGCCGGAAATAACGTATACCTGAACCAACTTGTTCACGACACCAAAGACCTTCTCACAAAGGCTGTtcaggacataaataacaaaatctTCAACCTCACCTACCAGTTCCAGAGGGGTTCTGTGGAACAATCCAAGGTGGATACAGCCATTGAGAAACAAATCAACCAACAGGCAGTAGAAATCGCTAAAACAGAACAAAGAATTATCAATCTTGAAAACCAAATCAAATCGCTTCAGGCAAATGCTGTTCAGAGACCTTCAGGCCCAGCTGTGACGTCACCACCTGTCTCCGTGGGAGGTCCAACAAGCGCGCAATTTTCGCAACTAAAACAGCAGTACCAGCAGCTGGAAAAGGATGTTCAACAGCAGAATCAACTACAGACCACACAGTTCCAGAGTCTGAATTCGAAGGCTAATCAG CTTCTGACACAAGTCACCAACCAGACCAATGAAATCAACACTATCAAACTCGCCACCAAGGGCGCTTTGTCACGTGTTGTCACGGCAGAGACAAAGGTCAATACTGTCAAGACAGACTTGGACGCCCTGAAGAAAAAGATTGAACCCCAGATGATCGTTGTGGCTCAGGAAGTTGCTGCTCTCCAGGTTGACGTTTCCAAAGTACAAACAGAGCTACAGCAGCTTGGAACCCAGCTCATGACCAATAACGTCAACTTTGTAACAGACCACGCTAAGATCCAGGCAATGACTACCCAGGCAAAACTGCTGGCTGATCAGCTGAACAAACTCACAAACGAG ACAGCCTCGCAGGCCGCAGATCTGATAAAACTGACCCAGGATGTGAAAACGTTGACCTCTGCGCCTGCACTGTCAGGGAGTAAGCCTCTGTCCAGTACCGCCCTCCAGCAGGCTGTCCAGCAGTTCGAGGCCAGAGTTCAGACTTCCATGAACCAGACACAGGCAGACATTGCCCAGTTACAACAGGTCACCAAGGTCCTAGTACAGCAGTTTACTACTCTTCAACTCGGATCTGGTTAA